A single region of the Actinoplanes sp. SE50/110 genome encodes:
- the mnmA gene encoding tRNA 2-thiouridine(34) synthase MnmA produces the protein MRVLAAMSGGVDSAVAAARAKDAGHDVTGVHLALARNPQTYRTGARGCCTLEDSRDARRAADVIGIPFYVWDMADEFHAGVVDDFVEEYAAGRTPNPCLRCNEKIKFAAVLDRAVALGFDAVVTGHHARLGADGLLRRSVDLPKDQSYVLAVLTREQLDRAIFPLGDSTKEQVRAEAAARGLAVADKPDSHDICFIADGDTRGFLERRLGAAPGDIVDGRTGAKLGTHNGAYGFTIGQRKGLDLRVPAPDGQPRYVLSITPVSNTVTVGPREDLEVDTVTATRPIWHDGSDETECEVQLRAHGEVVAATVAVDSSGFVATLRTPARGVAAGQAIVAYRPDAAGDIVLGSATITAATRSSAATTLPESAHA, from the coding sequence ATGCGAGTTCTTGCGGCCATGTCCGGCGGTGTCGACTCCGCGGTCGCGGCGGCCCGGGCCAAGGATGCCGGGCATGACGTGACCGGGGTGCATCTGGCTCTGGCGCGTAACCCACAGACCTATCGGACCGGCGCGCGCGGTTGCTGCACGCTGGAGGATTCGCGGGACGCGCGGCGCGCCGCCGATGTGATCGGGATCCCGTTCTACGTCTGGGACATGGCCGACGAGTTCCACGCCGGCGTCGTCGACGACTTCGTCGAGGAGTACGCGGCGGGCCGCACGCCGAACCCGTGCCTGCGCTGCAACGAGAAGATCAAGTTCGCGGCGGTGCTGGACCGGGCGGTGGCGCTCGGCTTCGACGCCGTGGTGACCGGGCATCACGCCCGGCTCGGGGCGGACGGGCTGCTGCGGCGCAGTGTCGACCTGCCCAAGGACCAGTCGTACGTGCTGGCCGTGCTGACCCGCGAGCAGCTGGATCGGGCGATTTTCCCGCTCGGTGACTCCACGAAGGAGCAGGTGCGGGCCGAGGCGGCCGCGCGGGGGCTGGCGGTGGCGGACAAGCCGGACTCGCACGACATCTGCTTCATCGCCGACGGTGACACCCGGGGCTTCCTGGAGCGGCGCCTGGGCGCCGCGCCCGGGGACATCGTGGACGGTCGGACCGGGGCGAAGCTGGGCACGCACAACGGGGCGTACGGGTTCACGATCGGCCAGCGGAAAGGGCTGGACCTGCGGGTTCCGGCCCCGGATGGGCAGCCCCGGTATGTGCTTTCGATCACGCCCGTGTCGAACACCGTGACGGTGGGCCCTCGGGAGGACCTCGAGGTGGACACGGTCACGGCCACGCGTCCGATCTGGCACGACGGTTCCGACGAAACGGAGTGCGAGGTGCAGCTCCGGGCGCACGGGGAGGTGGTGGCCGCCACGGTCGCGGTGGATTCCTCGGGATTCGTCGCGACGTTGCGGACGCCGGCTCGCGGGGTTGCCGCGGGGCAGGCGATCGTGGCCTACCGGCCGGATGCCGCGGGGGACATCGTGCTGGGATCGGCGACCATCACGGCCGCGACGCGGTCATCCGCTGCGACGACCCTGCCGGAGTCCGCGCATGCCTGA
- a CDS encoding cysteine desulfurase family protein gives MAYLDHAATTPMLPAALDAYAAAARAIGNPSSLHAAGRSARRMVEESRERIAAVIGARPSEVIFTGGGTEADNLATKGVYWARRDADGKRRRVVASSVEHHAVLDAVDWLGRHEGATVSLLPVDGAGRVDPDGFADLVRAHGDEIAVVSVQWANNEVGTVQPVPALAAIAAGAGIPFHTDAVQAVGQVPVDFAAAGVAALTLTGHKLGGPVGVGALVLGRDVSCTPLLHGGGQERDVRSGTLDTPGVVAFAVAVETTVRERLDYAERVAALRDELVRRVLAAVPDAIYNGDPDHRLPGNAHFSFPGCEGDALLLLLDAQGIYCSTGSACSAGVAQPSHVLLAMGADDARARSSLRFSLGHDSGEADLDALLAALPAAVERARRAGSWKTPR, from the coding sequence ATGGCCTACCTCGATCATGCGGCGACCACGCCGATGCTGCCCGCAGCGCTGGACGCCTATGCGGCCGCGGCCCGGGCGATCGGCAACCCGTCCTCCCTGCACGCGGCCGGTCGCAGCGCCCGCCGGATGGTCGAGGAGTCCCGCGAGCGGATCGCCGCGGTGATCGGCGCCCGGCCCTCCGAGGTGATCTTCACCGGTGGCGGGACCGAGGCGGACAACCTGGCCACCAAGGGCGTCTACTGGGCGCGGCGCGACGCTGACGGCAAACGCCGCCGGGTGGTCGCCTCGTCGGTCGAGCACCACGCCGTGCTCGACGCGGTCGACTGGCTGGGCCGGCACGAGGGCGCCACGGTCAGCCTGCTGCCCGTCGACGGCGCCGGGCGGGTCGATCCGGACGGTTTCGCCGACCTGGTGCGCGCGCACGGCGACGAGATCGCCGTGGTCAGCGTGCAGTGGGCGAACAACGAGGTGGGCACCGTGCAACCGGTGCCCGCCCTGGCCGCGATCGCGGCCGGCGCCGGCATCCCGTTCCACACCGACGCGGTGCAGGCGGTCGGCCAGGTGCCGGTCGACTTCGCGGCCGCCGGCGTGGCCGCGCTCACCCTCACCGGGCACAAACTCGGCGGTCCGGTCGGCGTCGGCGCCCTGGTCCTGGGCCGGGACGTGAGCTGCACGCCGCTGCTGCACGGTGGCGGACAGGAACGCGACGTGCGCTCCGGGACCCTGGACACACCCGGCGTGGTGGCGTTCGCCGTGGCCGTCGAGACCACCGTCCGGGAACGCCTCGACTATGCCGAGCGCGTCGCCGCCCTGCGCGACGAACTGGTCCGGCGGGTGCTGGCCGCGGTGCCGGACGCGATCTACAACGGTGACCCGGACCACCGGCTGCCCGGCAACGCGCACTTCTCCTTCCCCGGCTGCGAGGGCGACGCGCTGCTGCTGCTCCTCGACGCGCAGGGGATCTACTGCTCGACCGGGTCGGCGTGCTCGGCCGGGGTGGCGCAGCCCAGTCACGTGCTGCTGGCGATGGGCGCGGACGACGCCCGGGCCCGGTCGTCGCTGCGCTTCTCGCTCGGGCACGACAGCGGCGAGGCGGATCTGGACGCGCTGCTCGCGGCGCTGCCGGCGGCGGTGGAGCGGGCACGACGGGCGGGGTCCTGGAAGACGCCCCGTTAG
- a CDS encoding electron transfer flavoprotein subunit alpha/FixB family protein, with protein sequence MAEVLVVVEAGVKKVTLEMLTIARGLGEVSAVVFGEADQAKLAEFGAAKIYTASGEDVENHGAAPKATAIAELVKRVQPAAVLLGSTQEGKEIAGRLAVKLDNGLLTDAVELAADGTATQVVFAGSTIVKSKVTRGIPIVTIRPNSTTPVAAPASPSAEALAVTVSDSDKLATITQRVAEQKGSRPELTEAGIVVSGGRGVGNADNFKLVEELADLLGGAVGASRAAVDSGYYPHQFQVGQTGKTVSPQLYVALGISGAIQHRAGMQTSKTIVAVNKDPEAPIFELADFGVVGDLFKIIPQAADEIRKRK encoded by the coding sequence ATGGCTGAAGTACTCGTTGTCGTCGAGGCCGGCGTCAAGAAGGTCACCCTCGAGATGCTCACCATCGCCCGCGGGCTGGGCGAGGTCTCCGCGGTGGTGTTCGGCGAGGCCGACCAGGCCAAGCTCGCCGAGTTCGGCGCCGCCAAGATCTACACCGCGTCCGGCGAGGACGTGGAGAACCACGGCGCGGCCCCCAAGGCCACCGCGATCGCCGAGCTGGTCAAGCGCGTGCAGCCGGCCGCCGTGCTGCTCGGCTCCACCCAGGAGGGCAAGGAGATCGCCGGTCGCCTGGCGGTCAAGCTGGACAACGGCCTGCTGACCGACGCGGTCGAGCTGGCCGCCGACGGCACCGCCACCCAGGTGGTCTTCGCCGGCTCCACGATCGTCAAGTCCAAGGTCACCCGCGGTATCCCGATCGTGACGATCCGTCCGAACTCGACCACTCCGGTCGCCGCCCCCGCGTCGCCGTCGGCCGAGGCGCTCGCGGTCACCGTCAGCGACTCGGACAAGCTGGCCACCATCACCCAGCGGGTCGCCGAGCAGAAGGGTTCGCGCCCCGAGCTCACCGAGGCCGGCATCGTCGTCTCCGGCGGCCGCGGCGTCGGCAACGCCGACAACTTCAAGCTGGTCGAGGAGCTCGCCGACCTGCTCGGCGGCGCCGTCGGCGCGTCCCGCGCGGCCGTCGACTCCGGCTACTACCCGCACCAGTTCCAGGTCGGTCAGACCGGCAAGACGGTGTCGCCGCAGCTCTACGTGGCGCTGGGCATCTCCGGGGCGATCCAGCACCGGGCCGGCATGCAGACCTCGAAGACGATCGTCGCGGTCAACAAGGACCCGGAGGCGCCGATCTTCGAGCTCGCCGACTTCGGCGTGGTCGGCGACCTGTTCAAGATCATCCCGCAGGCGGCGGACGAGATCCGCAAGCGCAAGTAA
- a CDS encoding electron transfer flavoprotein subunit beta/FixA family protein has translation MNIVVLVKQVPDSGAERTLSASDNTVERGPGNVINEMDEYAIEEALKIKEAHGGEVTVLTVGPAGATDSIRKALSMGPDKAVHVQDDALHGSCAVATSKVIAAALGQLNADLILCGAESTDGRVQVLPHMLAERLGVAALTGARKLTVDGSQLTIERQTDEGYEVVTAATPAVVSVWDTINEPRYPSFKGIMAAKKKPLQSLSLADLGVSADEVGFAGATSQVLEFAKRPARSGGAKVIDEGTGGEQLVAYLATEKFV, from the coding sequence ATGAACATCGTCGTACTGGTGAAGCAGGTGCCCGACTCCGGTGCCGAGCGCACCCTGAGCGCGAGCGACAACACGGTCGAGCGGGGCCCGGGGAACGTCATCAACGAGATGGACGAGTACGCCATCGAGGAGGCGCTGAAGATCAAGGAGGCGCACGGTGGTGAGGTGACCGTCCTCACGGTCGGCCCCGCGGGTGCGACCGACTCGATCCGCAAGGCCCTCTCGATGGGCCCGGACAAGGCCGTCCACGTGCAGGACGACGCCCTGCACGGCTCCTGCGCGGTGGCCACCTCCAAGGTGATCGCCGCCGCCCTCGGTCAGCTGAACGCCGACCTGATCCTCTGTGGCGCCGAGTCCACCGACGGCCGGGTCCAGGTCCTGCCGCACATGCTCGCCGAGCGCCTCGGCGTGGCCGCCCTCACCGGCGCCCGCAAGCTCACCGTCGACGGCTCGCAGCTCACCATCGAGCGGCAGACCGACGAGGGCTACGAGGTGGTCACCGCCGCGACGCCGGCCGTGGTCAGCGTCTGGGACACCATCAACGAGCCGCGGTACCCGTCCTTCAAGGGCATCATGGCCGCCAAGAAGAAGCCGCTGCAGAGCCTCTCCCTGGCCGACCTGGGTGTGTCCGCCGACGAGGTCGGCTTCGCCGGCGCCACCAGCCAGGTGCTGGAGTTCGCCAAGCGCCCGGCCCGCTCCGGCGGCGCCAAGGTCATCGACGAGGGCACCGGCGGCGAGCAGCTCGTCGCGTACCTCGCCACCGAGAAGTTCGTCTGA
- a CDS encoding YidH family protein, whose translation MFGGLLQWFDPESAHSEGTTPDYRFSLANERTFLAWIRTGLALIAGGLACAQFLPPLPIVRLREIIAIALLILGGVVALRAVDHWARAERAMRLGVDLPRSRFPAILAIVVALGAVLLVSMVLYRIFAA comes from the coding sequence GTGTTCGGTGGCCTGCTGCAGTGGTTCGACCCGGAGAGCGCCCACTCGGAGGGCACCACGCCGGATTACCGGTTCTCGCTGGCCAACGAACGGACCTTCCTGGCCTGGATCCGCACCGGCCTGGCGCTGATCGCCGGCGGCCTGGCCTGCGCCCAGTTCCTGCCGCCGCTGCCGATCGTCCGGCTCCGCGAGATCATCGCGATCGCGCTGCTGATCCTCGGCGGGGTGGTCGCCCTGCGTGCCGTTGATCACTGGGCGCGCGCCGAGCGGGCCATGCGGCTCGGTGTCGACCTGCCCCGCTCCCGGTTCCCGGCGATCCTCGCGATCGTCGTGGCGCTCGGCGCGGTGCTGCTGGTCAGCATGGTCCTCTATCGGATTTTCGCAGCATGA
- a CDS encoding DUF202 domain-containing protein, whose amino-acid sequence MSDPGAAAQRTRLAWRRTGMSAAAVALLAVRPAFHPAAGPAQWLIAGAAMTGWATLTGLGLHRSPALRARPPRSPARTIRAYALITAAFAVLGGLVVML is encoded by the coding sequence ATGAGCGATCCGGGCGCCGCCGCGCAACGCACCCGTCTGGCCTGGCGGCGCACCGGGATGTCGGCGGCCGCGGTCGCACTGCTCGCCGTCCGCCCCGCCTTCCACCCGGCGGCCGGGCCGGCGCAATGGCTGATCGCGGGCGCCGCGATGACCGGCTGGGCCACGCTGACCGGTCTGGGTCTGCACCGCTCCCCCGCCCTGCGGGCCCGCCCGCCGCGGTCGCCGGCCCGGACGATCCGGGCGTACGCGCTGATCACCGCGGCGTTCGCGGTCCTCGGCGGGCTGGTTGTCATGCTCTGA
- a CDS encoding PLDc N-terminal domain-containing protein, translating into MVRLFIFLTAVALVLLILALIACLSAERVRVLPRPFWVLVVVLVPLAGPIAYFLWGRPVRTAARRPAPRPSAPDDDPDFLRAMDSEQSRRDRELLAQWERELHQDDEP; encoded by the coding sequence ATGGTCCGGTTGTTCATCTTCTTGACCGCGGTCGCGCTGGTCCTGCTGATCCTGGCACTGATCGCCTGCCTGTCGGCGGAGCGGGTGCGTGTCCTGCCCCGGCCGTTCTGGGTGCTGGTGGTGGTGCTCGTCCCGCTGGCCGGCCCGATCGCCTACTTCCTGTGGGGCCGCCCGGTGCGGACGGCCGCCCGCCGCCCCGCCCCCCGGCCGTCCGCACCGGACGACGACCCGGACTTCCTGCGCGCGATGGACTCCGAGCAGTCCCGCCGCGACCGTGAACTGCTCGCCCAGTGGGAGCGCGAGCTGCACCAGGACGACGAACCTTAG
- a CDS encoding sigma-70 family RNA polymerase sigma factor, whose amino-acid sequence MDAEERVRQAYEAYYRRLVIQATGLVGDLAEAEDAVHEAFARVLASPQSFLRADDAERWLRVAALNVARTRYRRRWLFDRLVRSGRVAIAPAAVPGISSDRVALFAALRRLATPTREAVVLHHLADLSVAEVAATLNVPVGTVKARLARGRAALAHHLADDEFHPLPAEVGHA is encoded by the coding sequence GTGGATGCCGAGGAACGCGTACGGCAGGCATATGAGGCCTACTACCGACGGCTGGTCATCCAGGCCACGGGCCTGGTAGGTGACCTTGCCGAGGCGGAGGACGCCGTGCACGAGGCCTTCGCGCGGGTGCTGGCCTCGCCGCAGTCCTTCCTGCGGGCCGACGACGCCGAGCGGTGGTTGCGGGTCGCGGCCCTCAATGTCGCCCGGACCCGCTACCGGCGGCGGTGGCTGTTCGACCGCCTGGTCCGTTCGGGCCGTGTGGCGATCGCCCCGGCCGCGGTACCGGGGATATCCAGTGATCGGGTGGCGCTGTTCGCCGCGTTGCGGCGGCTGGCGACACCGACCCGGGAAGCGGTGGTGCTGCACCACCTGGCCGATCTGTCGGTGGCGGAGGTCGCCGCCACCCTCAACGTGCCGGTGGGCACGGTCAAGGCCCGGCTGGCCCGAGGGAGAGCCGCGCTCGCCCACCATCTTGCCGACGATGAATTCCACCCACTGCCCGCGGAGGTAGGCCATGCGTGA
- a CDS encoding acetolactate synthase translates to MTPVEGHGGELALAALRAFGVTEMFTLSGGHVFPLYAAAHESGFGLYDVRHEQSAVFAAEAVAKLTRRPGLAVLTAGPGVTNGISGLTSAYVNGSPVLVLGGRAPAFRWGSGSLQELDHVPLVAPVTRYAATVTGTADIPGAIGAALTAALTPHRGPVFLDVPLDVIFSTGRAAAPGEPAIGVLEPDPDEVATAARLLRDAARPVIVAGSDVWAGDAVAELRTAAEALDVPVFTNGMGRGALPPGHRLAFSRARRTALGQADVVAVIGTPLDFRLGFGDFGSARVVHVVDAPEQRATHVTPAVSPAGDLRRILAALAGTTGGHPEWITTLRAVEDAARARDAEAMAAETDPIRPARVYGELRRVLAPDAVTIGDGGDFVSYAGRFLEPARPGTWLDPGPYGCLGTGLGYAMGARVAHPGRQICVLMGDGAAGFSLMDAESLVRQGLPAVIVVGNNGMWGLEKHPMRALYGFDVAADLQPGLRYDEVVRALGGAGETVARASELGPALRRAFDSGVPYLVNVLTDPADAYPRSANLA, encoded by the coding sequence ATGACGCCGGTCGAGGGCCACGGCGGGGAGCTCGCGCTCGCGGCCCTGCGGGCCTTCGGGGTGACCGAGATGTTCACCCTCTCCGGCGGTCACGTCTTCCCGCTGTACGCGGCCGCCCACGAGTCCGGTTTCGGGCTCTACGACGTCCGCCACGAGCAGTCCGCGGTCTTCGCGGCCGAGGCGGTGGCCAAGCTGACCCGTCGCCCGGGTCTGGCCGTGCTGACCGCCGGCCCGGGGGTGACCAACGGCATCTCCGGGTTGACCAGCGCCTATGTCAACGGCTCCCCGGTGCTGGTGCTGGGCGGCCGCGCGCCGGCTTTCCGCTGGGGTTCGGGCAGCCTGCAGGAGCTGGACCACGTGCCGCTGGTCGCGCCGGTCACCCGGTATGCCGCGACGGTCACCGGCACCGCGGACATCCCGGGCGCGATCGGGGCGGCCCTGACCGCGGCGCTCACCCCGCACCGCGGCCCGGTCTTCCTGGACGTCCCGCTCGACGTGATCTTCTCCACCGGCCGGGCCGCGGCGCCCGGCGAGCCGGCGATCGGGGTGCTGGAGCCCGACCCGGACGAGGTGGCCACGGCCGCCCGGCTGCTGCGGGACGCGGCCCGCCCGGTGATCGTGGCCGGTTCCGACGTGTGGGCCGGCGACGCGGTCGCCGAGTTGCGGACCGCCGCCGAGGCGCTGGACGTGCCGGTGTTCACCAACGGGATGGGCCGGGGCGCCCTGCCGCCGGGGCATCGGCTCGCCTTCTCCCGGGCCCGGCGGACCGCTCTGGGCCAGGCCGACGTGGTCGCGGTGATCGGCACCCCGCTCGACTTCCGGCTGGGATTCGGCGATTTCGGGTCCGCACGGGTGGTGCACGTCGTGGACGCGCCGGAGCAGCGCGCGACGCACGTCACCCCGGCTGTCTCGCCCGCCGGGGACCTGCGCCGGATTCTCGCCGCGCTGGCCGGTACGACGGGCGGGCACCCCGAGTGGATCACCACGCTGCGGGCCGTCGAGGACGCGGCGAGGGCCCGCGACGCCGAGGCGATGGCCGCCGAGACCGATCCGATCCGGCCGGCCCGCGTCTACGGGGAGCTGCGCAGGGTGCTGGCCCCGGACGCGGTCACGATCGGCGACGGCGGCGACTTCGTGTCGTACGCCGGCCGATTCCTGGAGCCCGCCCGGCCCGGCACCTGGCTGGACCCGGGGCCGTACGGCTGTCTCGGCACCGGCCTGGGCTATGCGATGGGCGCCCGGGTCGCCCATCCCGGCCGGCAGATCTGTGTGCTGATGGGCGACGGCGCCGCCGGTTTCTCCCTGATGGACGCGGAGTCCCTGGTCCGGCAGGGGTTGCCGGCGGTGATCGTGGTCGGCAACAACGGCATGTGGGGTCTGGAGAAACACCCGATGCGTGCGCTGTACGGCTTCGACGTGGCCGCCGATCTGCAGCCGGGCCTGCGCTACGACGAGGTGGTGCGCGCGCTGGGCGGCGCCGGCGAGACCGTGGCCAGGGCGTCCGAGCTCGGCCCGGCCCTGCGGCGCGCGTTCGACTCGGGCGTCCCCTACCTGGTCAACGTCCTCACGGATCCGGCCGACGCGTACCCCCGGAGTGCGAATCTGGCGTAG
- a CDS encoding Hsp70 family protein — protein sequence MSIDQGGPKYALGIDFGTSNTVAVARWPDGRARPILVDGSPLLPSAVFAQADGTVLVGRDAVHSARLEPARFEPNPKRRVDDGSVLLGEQEFEVVDLITAVLARVVEEWHRAVGPYRPETTLTCPATWGATRRTLLAEAAARAGLSGVRLVAEPVAAATYFAEVLGRDVPIGSVLMVHDFGAGTFDASLVSRTATGFEVLAVDGRDDLGGLDVDAALVEHLRGDSWQRVLEPSTVEERRARRALWDDVRIAKERLSRAQSADFVVPLLDTEVHLTREELEQVARPVLEQTVRITQNLLKFADLPEGRLAGVFLVGGASRIPLMATLLHRELGEPPVVIEQPELVVAEGSILAQAALLTSEPAAPGLTGQMRLPSQTFGEETEVASVAPAPEPVEVTPVPAPAATPTPAAAETAPAATTPVTMTTPDPVDNRETEIRPELVVPLHLRPPVDPWADAEPPTWQPDPDATLPTSPSPAMRHTPVPHRQSAPKAAPQTTASGRAVVAPPPAPKQRPKPPQRAKPAPRQQQQPQRPTGSKRRRSRTLRFFQIVLSVLTMICVPLAALILSFGYGNGKPLQRDAVEVFQDIGTLLHLYQDQK from the coding sequence ATGTCCATCGACCAGGGAGGCCCGAAGTATGCCCTCGGCATCGACTTCGGCACCTCGAACACCGTCGCCGTCGCACGGTGGCCGGACGGGCGTGCCCGTCCGATCCTGGTCGACGGCTCACCGCTGCTGCCCTCCGCCGTGTTCGCCCAGGCTGACGGCACGGTGCTGGTCGGCCGGGACGCGGTGCACAGCGCCCGGCTGGAGCCGGCCCGCTTCGAGCCGAACCCGAAACGGCGCGTCGACGACGGCTCGGTCCTGCTCGGCGAGCAGGAGTTCGAGGTCGTCGACCTGATCACCGCGGTGCTCGCCCGGGTGGTCGAGGAGTGGCACCGCGCCGTCGGGCCGTACCGTCCGGAGACCACGCTGACCTGCCCGGCCACCTGGGGCGCCACCCGGCGCACGCTGCTGGCCGAGGCGGCCGCCCGGGCCGGCCTGTCCGGCGTGCGGCTGGTCGCCGAGCCGGTCGCCGCCGCGACGTACTTCGCCGAGGTGCTGGGCCGGGACGTGCCGATCGGCTCGGTGCTGATGGTGCACGATTTCGGCGCCGGCACGTTCGACGCCAGCCTGGTCTCGCGCACCGCCACCGGCTTCGAGGTGCTCGCCGTCGACGGCCGCGACGACCTGGGCGGCCTGGACGTCGACGCCGCGCTGGTCGAGCACCTGCGCGGCGACTCCTGGCAGCGGGTGCTGGAGCCGTCCACGGTCGAGGAGCGCCGGGCCCGCCGCGCCCTCTGGGACGACGTGCGGATCGCCAAGGAGCGGCTGTCCCGCGCCCAGTCCGCCGACTTCGTGGTCCCGCTGCTGGACACCGAGGTGCACCTGACCCGCGAGGAGCTGGAGCAGGTCGCCCGCCCGGTGCTGGAGCAGACCGTCCGGATCACGCAGAACCTGCTGAAGTTCGCCGACCTGCCGGAGGGCCGGCTGGCCGGGGTGTTCCTGGTCGGCGGCGCCAGCCGGATCCCGCTGATGGCCACCCTGCTGCACCGCGAGCTGGGCGAGCCGCCGGTGGTGATCGAGCAGCCCGAGCTCGTGGTGGCCGAGGGCAGCATCCTGGCCCAGGCGGCGCTGCTGACCTCGGAGCCGGCCGCGCCCGGGCTGACCGGGCAGATGCGGTTGCCGTCGCAGACGTTCGGCGAGGAGACCGAGGTGGCGTCGGTGGCTCCGGCGCCCGAGCCGGTCGAGGTCACGCCGGTGCCCGCGCCCGCCGCGACGCCCACCCCGGCGGCGGCCGAAACCGCGCCCGCCGCGACGACGCCGGTCACGATGACGACACCGGACCCGGTCGACAACCGGGAGACCGAGATCCGCCCGGAGCTCGTCGTCCCGCTGCACCTGCGGCCGCCGGTCGACCCGTGGGCGGACGCGGAGCCGCCCACGTGGCAGCCCGACCCGGATGCCACCCTCCCGACCAGCCCGTCGCCGGCGATGCGGCACACACCCGTACCGCATCGGCAGTCCGCGCCGAAAGCGGCGCCGCAGACGACCGCTTCCGGCCGTGCCGTGGTCGCCCCGCCGCCGGCGCCGAAGCAGCGGCCCAAGCCGCCGCAGAGGGCCAAGCCGGCACCCCGGCAACAGCAGCAGCCGCAACGACCGACCGGGTCGAAGCGGCGCCGCAGCCGGACGCTGCGCTTCTTCCAGATCGTGCTCAGCGTGCTGACGATGATCTGCGTCCCGCTCGCCGCGCTGATCCTGTCCTTCGGCTACGGCAACGGGAAACCGCTGCAGAGGGACGCGGTCGAGGTCTTCCAGGACATCGGCACCCTGCTGCACCTGTACCAAGACCAGAAATGA
- a CDS encoding enoyl-CoA hydratase/isomerase family protein produces MGEFVRLEIADGIGTIRFDRPPMNALNTQVQEELRAAATAAAGDESVRAVVVWGGAKVFAAGADITEFTTVTYQHMVGRAAALSGAFDAVARIPKPVVAAVTGFALGGGCELALACDWRVVAEDAKLGQPEIKLGIIPGAGGTQRLARLIGPARAKELIFSGRMVEADEALRIGLADRVVPAEKVYETALDLVRPFVTGPALALRAAKQAIDAGLSMDLPAGLALESQLFAGLFATDDRVEGTTAFVEKRKPKFTGQ; encoded by the coding sequence GTGGGCGAGTTCGTACGGCTGGAGATCGCGGACGGCATCGGCACCATCCGGTTCGATCGGCCCCCGATGAACGCGCTGAACACCCAGGTCCAGGAGGAGCTGCGGGCGGCCGCCACGGCCGCGGCCGGCGACGAGTCGGTGCGCGCCGTCGTGGTCTGGGGCGGGGCGAAGGTGTTCGCCGCCGGCGCCGACATCACCGAGTTCACCACGGTCACCTACCAGCACATGGTGGGCCGGGCCGCGGCGCTGTCCGGGGCGTTCGACGCGGTCGCCCGGATCCCCAAGCCGGTGGTCGCCGCGGTCACCGGGTTCGCCCTGGGCGGCGGCTGCGAGCTGGCCCTGGCCTGTGACTGGCGGGTGGTGGCCGAGGACGCCAAGCTGGGCCAGCCGGAGATCAAGCTGGGCATCATCCCGGGGGCCGGCGGCACCCAGCGGCTGGCCCGGCTGATCGGCCCGGCCCGGGCCAAGGAGCTGATCTTCTCCGGCCGGATGGTCGAGGCCGACGAGGCGCTGCGGATCGGCCTCGCCGACCGGGTGGTCCCGGCCGAGAAGGTGTACGAGACGGCACTCGACCTGGTCCGCCCGTTCGTCACCGGGCCGGCCCTGGCGCTGCGCGCCGCCAAGCAGGCGATCGACGCCGGCCTGAGCATGGATCTGCCGGCGGGTCTGGCGCTGGAGTCGCAATTGTTCGCCGGGTTGTTCGCCACCGACGATCGGGTGGAGGGCACCACCGCTTTCGTCGAGAAGCGCAAGCCCAAGTTCACCGGACAGTAG
- a CDS encoding DUF6232 family protein, with product MTTYYRDPDVLITSSGIHMNGRDFRLPEVRRIWHTRGARSWSVIARRGALGLAILSPLAVGALAVVVALLLHTDALHTVAMLIGGVLVGLAVVPVADLLLERVDRSYDAGSRTIEIWGRVPAGDVLLLRTTNAQRFGRIYRALLRALEPAVPR from the coding sequence ATGACCACGTACTACCGGGATCCGGACGTGCTGATCACTTCGTCCGGGATCCATATGAACGGCCGCGACTTCCGGCTGCCCGAGGTGCGCCGGATCTGGCACACCAGAGGTGCCCGGTCCTGGTCGGTGATCGCCCGGCGCGGCGCGCTCGGCCTGGCCATCCTGTCGCCGCTGGCGGTCGGCGCCCTGGCGGTCGTGGTGGCGCTGCTGCTCCACACCGATGCGCTGCACACCGTCGCGATGCTGATCGGCGGCGTGCTGGTCGGGCTGGCCGTGGTGCCGGTCGCCGACCTGCTGCTGGAGCGGGTCGACCGGTCCTACGACGCGGGCAGTCGCACCATCGAGATCTGGGGCCGGGTGCCCGCCGGCGACGTGCTGCTGCTGCGCACCACGAACGCGCAGCGGTTCGGCCGGATCTACCGGGCCCTGCTGCGCGCGCTGGAGCCGGCGGTGCCCCGGTGA